The following are encoded in a window of Bos indicus isolate NIAB-ARS_2022 breed Sahiwal x Tharparkar chromosome 7, NIAB-ARS_B.indTharparkar_mat_pri_1.0, whole genome shotgun sequence genomic DNA:
- the LOC139183861 gene encoding olfactory receptor-like protein OLF4 — MELGNDTEISEFLLLGFSQEPELQALIFGLFLSMYLITVFGNLLIILAVSSDAHLHTPMYFFLTNLSFVDICFTSTTIPKMLWNVQTQSKVITYEGCITQIYFFLLSAVLDIFLLTVMAYDRFVAICHPLHYMVIMNPRLCFLLVLVSWTISILNSLLQSLILLQLSFCTVVEIPDFFCDLSQIIQLACSDTFLNNMVMYLTVVLLSSGPLAGILYSYSKIVSCICRISSVQGKYKAFSICASHLSVVSLFFCTSLGVYLSSPATHSSHSSATASVMYTVVTPMLNPFIYSLRNKDIKGALKRFFMMASLKRSVILDLEKCPRLQISKSQNK; from the coding sequence ATGGAATTGGGGAATGATACAGAAATTTCAgagtttcttcttctgggattctcaCAGGAACCAGAACTGCAGGCCCTCATATTTGGACTGTTCCTCTCCATGTACCTGATCACCGTGTTTGGAAACCTGCTTATCATCCTGGCAGTCAGCTCAGACGCCCACCtacacacccccatgtacttctttctcaccAATCTGTCCTTTGTAGACATTTGTTTCACCTCTACCACTATCCCAAAGATGTTGTGGAACGTCCAGACCCAGAGCAAAGTTATAACCTATGAAGGCTGCAtcacacaaatttattttttcctactgtCTGCAGTGTTGGACATCTTCCTCCTcacagtgatggcctatgaccgctttgTGGCCATCTGTCACCCACTGCACTATATGGTCATTATGAACCCTCGGCTCTGCTTTCTGCTGGTTCTGGTGTCCTGGACCATCAGTATCCTGAATTCCTTGTTACAAAGTTTAATTTTGTTACAGCTTTCTTTTTGCACTGTTGTGGAAATCCCTGACTTTTTTTGTGACCTCAGTCAGATAATCCAACTTGCCTGTTCTGACACCTTTCTTAATAATATGGTAATGTATCTTACAGTTGTACTTCTGAGTAGTGGTCCCCTGGCTGGTATCCTTTATTCTTACTCAAAGATAGTTTCCTGTATATGCAGAATCTCATCAGTTCAGGGgaagtataaagcattttccaTCTGTGCATCTCACCTCTCAGTCGTCTCCTTATTCTTTTGTACAAGCCTAGGAGTGTACCTTAGCTCTCCTGCTACCCACAGCTCACACTCAAGTGCAACAGCCTCggtgatgtacactgtggtcacacccatgctgaacccctttaTCTACAGTCTGAGAAACAAAGACATAAAGGGGGCTCTGAAAAGATTCTTTATGATGGCAAGTCTAAAAAGGTCAGTTATTCTAGATTTGGAGAAGTGCCCAAGATTGCAGATCTCAAAGTCTCAGAATAAGtag